The following proteins are encoded in a genomic region of Paralichthys olivaceus isolate ysfri-2021 chromosome 23, ASM2471397v2, whole genome shotgun sequence:
- the elk3 gene encoding ETS domain-containing protein Elk-3, whose product MESSITLWQFLLQLLLDQSHKHLIRWTSNDGEFKLLKSEEVAKLWGLRKNKTNMNYDKLSRALRYYYDKNIIKKVIGQKFVYKFVSFPEILKMDPAMVESGRCSEDSATSEPDAEDEDGSGRNEYLHSGLYSSFTVSSLQHSLEPHRPIKMEPRSGRHDDSSSVIRFITNRGHSSLPSTPPPSSSDTSHSSRPSPSCSTSPQQSPNHTHWRGRSHRTDTDESEQIAQPLNLSSGQRERERSQSTTTPERRGLANGGPSKSRKPKGLEISAPSLLLTGSDLVSIALNSPALPSGSLTPAFLTAQTPSGLLLTPSPLLSNIHFWSSLSPVGPLSPAQLQSHAPLFQFPTLLNGHIPMPLPSVDAPTPLLLSPGSHKS is encoded by the exons ATGGAGAGCTCCATCACACTCTGGCagttcctgctgcagcttctgctcgACCAGAGCCACAAACACCTCATCCGCTGGACGTCCAACGACGGCGAGTTCAAGCTGCTCAAGTCAGAAGAAGTGGCCAAGCTGTGGGGGCTGCGCAAGAACAAGACCAACATGAACTATGACAAGCTGAGCAGAGCCCTGCGCTACTACTACGACAAG AACATCATCAAGAAAGTGATCGGCCAGAAGTTTGTCTACAAATTTGTGTCGTTCCCTGAGATTCTGAAGATGGACCCTGCGATGGTGGAGTCTGGTCGTTGCAGCGAGGACAGTGCGACATCAGAGCCTGACGCTGAAGACGAGGACGGGAGTGGCAGAAACGAATACCTCCACTCTGGCCTGTACTCCTCCTTCACTGTCAGCTCCCTGCAACACTCCCTGGAACCACACCGACCGATCAAGATGGAGCCCCGATCTGGTCGCCACGACGACAGCTCTTCTGTCATCCGGTTCATAACTAACCGTGGTCACTCATCCCTCccctccaccccacccccatCCTCGAGTGACACCTCACACTCCTCCAGGCCGtctccctcctgctccacctctccacAACAAAGCCCAAACCACACGCATTGGAGGGGGCGTAGCCACCGCACAGATACTGATGAGTCGGAGCAGATCGCTCAACCCTTAAACCTGTCgtcaggtcagagagagagggagaggtcgCAGAGCACCACCACGCCAGAGAGGAGGGGCTTGGCCAATGGTGGGCCTTCGAAGAGCAGGAAACCCAAAGGCTTAGAAATCTCCGCCCCTTCCCTcctgctgacaggaagtgaccttGTCTCCATCGCCCTCAACAGCCCAGCTCTGCCTTCAGGGTCCCTGACCCCAGCCTTCCTCACCGCACAG ACTCCGTCTGGTCTGCTGCTCACACCCAGTCCTCTGCTCTCCAATATCCATTTCTGGTCCAGTCTGAGCCCGGTGGGACCACTCAGCCCTGCACAACTTCAGAGCCACGCCCCCCTCTTCCAG TTTCCCACACTGTTAAACGGACACATCCCAATGCCTTTGCCCAGTGTGGACGCTCCGACTCCCCTGCTGTTGTCCCCAGGCTCCCACAAGTCCTGA